In the Colwellia sp. 20A7 genome, one interval contains:
- a CDS encoding ATP-dependent DNA helicase, with product MTLVAQAFSQNGALAKAIDGFSPRQAQTDMALEVAKAIEKQSSLIVEAGTGTGKTFAYLIPAFLSVNSSSSGDELNTKIIVSTGTKNLQEQLFHKDIPLVKKALASNVQVALLKGRSNYLCRYRLAQYQETRGQLDANTLNDLVKVKTWANGTQTGDIGELINVTEDSGVFPFITSTLDNCLAKDCPDYEQCYLVRARQKAIDADLIVVNHHLFFADMALKDTGFGELIPKAQVVIFDEAHQIGDIASDYFGESFSTRQLVDLCTDVSQIYRSKLTDVKQLGLAADKLEKTCQEFRLLFNYDPERGNWREKYQLQSFIQKFERLKVDLDFLYQVIKLCVSRNEAIDNCFDRAVNLLSQYDVMANVDINGMSFWYETTPRHVVLHLTPLSVADKFSIYVKESGAGWIFTSATLAVDNSFEHFAKHLGLHGASQLLLESPFNYQQQSQLIVPRYLPEANDKNRAQHLAELAKPLIIASKGACFMLFTSYRVMNQVAELLADDIDNPLLVQGQMAKRILLEQFVENDNAVLLATASFWEGIDVRGDKLTCVIIDKLPFASPDDPLLQARCEDVRRQGGDAFAQIQLPQAVIALKQGVGRLIRDVSDRGIMVICDNRLVNRPYGQTFLKSLPEMKRSRDLTKAIAFLEGIN from the coding sequence ATGACACTAGTTGCTCAAGCATTTTCCCAAAATGGCGCTTTAGCCAAAGCGATTGACGGTTTTTCTCCTCGTCAAGCGCAAACAGATATGGCTTTAGAAGTCGCAAAGGCGATTGAAAAACAGTCATCACTTATTGTTGAGGCTGGAACAGGGACAGGTAAAACCTTTGCCTATTTAATTCCTGCTTTTCTTAGTGTTAATTCTTCTTCAAGTGGCGATGAACTCAACACTAAAATTATTGTATCAACGGGCACGAAAAACCTGCAAGAACAGTTGTTTCATAAAGATATTCCTTTAGTTAAGAAAGCGTTAGCTAGTAATGTTCAAGTCGCTTTATTAAAAGGCCGCTCTAACTATTTATGTCGTTATCGTTTAGCACAATATCAAGAAACACGAGGTCAGCTAGATGCTAACACGTTAAATGATTTAGTTAAGGTGAAAACATGGGCAAATGGCACACAAACAGGTGATATTGGTGAATTAATTAATGTCACCGAAGATTCAGGTGTATTCCCTTTTATTACCAGTACGTTAGATAATTGTTTAGCGAAAGATTGTCCTGACTATGAGCAGTGTTATTTAGTTAGAGCGAGACAGAAGGCTATTGATGCCGATTTAATTGTGGTTAATCATCATTTGTTCTTTGCCGATATGGCACTTAAAGACACTGGCTTTGGTGAGTTAATTCCTAAGGCACAAGTAGTTATTTTTGATGAAGCCCATCAAATAGGTGATATTGCGAGTGATTACTTTGGCGAATCATTCTCTACGCGCCAGCTTGTTGATTTATGCACTGATGTATCACAAATTTATCGCAGTAAATTAACCGATGTGAAGCAGTTGGGATTAGCGGCAGATAAATTAGAAAAAACCTGCCAAGAATTTAGGCTGTTATTTAATTACGACCCTGAGCGTGGTAATTGGCGAGAAAAATATCAGTTACAATCTTTTATACAAAAATTTGAACGACTAAAAGTTGATTTGGACTTTTTATATCAAGTAATAAAGTTATGTGTTTCACGCAATGAAGCTATTGATAATTGCTTTGACCGTGCCGTTAATTTGTTATCGCAATATGATGTTATGGCTAATGTTGATATCAATGGCATGAGCTTTTGGTATGAAACTACGCCGCGACATGTGGTACTTCATTTAACGCCGCTAAGTGTTGCAGATAAATTTAGTATTTATGTTAAAGAGTCTGGAGCTGGCTGGATATTTACGTCGGCAACATTAGCTGTTGATAATAGTTTTGAGCATTTTGCTAAACATTTAGGGTTGCATGGCGCTAGTCAGTTATTATTAGAAAGTCCGTTTAATTATCAGCAGCAATCGCAATTAATTGTACCGCGCTACTTACCCGAAGCAAATGACAAAAACCGTGCTCAACATTTAGCTGAATTAGCTAAACCGTTAATTATTGCAAGTAAAGGTGCTTGTTTTATGCTGTTTACTAGTTATCGAGTTATGAACCAAGTTGCTGAGCTTTTAGCTGATGATATTGATAACCCTTTATTAGTTCAGGGGCAAATGGCAAAACGAATTTTATTAGAACAATTTGTAGAAAACGATAACGCAGTATTACTTGCCACAGCGAGCTTTTGGGAAGGTATTGATGTACGCGGTGATAAACTCACTTGTGTTATTATTGATAAATTACCCTTTGCTTCGCCTGACGACCCTTTACTACAAGCGCGTTGCGAAGATGTTAGACGTCAAGGCGGAGATGCATTTGCGCAAATACAGTTACCACAAGCTGTTATTGCGCTAAAGCAGGGGGTTGGTCGACTTATTCGTGATGTAAGTGACCGTGGTATTATGGTGATTTGTGATAACCGCTTAGTTAATCGACCTTATGGGCAAACTTTTTTAAAGAGTTTACCCGAAATGAAGCGAAGTCGAGATTTAACCAAAGCAATAGCCTTTCTTGAAGGTATTAATTAG
- a CDS encoding sulfite exporter TauE/SafE family protein yields the protein MEFTLLTIILINIIVLFGSLLQGLIGYGVGMFCAPLLFLISPGLVPAPLILISTIITLIMMFRDKGHLQFSQVSWAIIGGFFGIVLAGLILNVTSKEQFELTFGVLILIAVFISLLGLTPKVNKITNVIAGFTSGLMGTITAVGGPPMALLYQHGDIKNIKANLTAFFLFLNIVAIITLASIGQITVNTLITVLTTVPGILIGLYISTKAHHIVKPHLIRRWILALSAVTAIIAIIKSFN from the coding sequence GTGGAATTTACATTACTAACGATCATTTTAATAAATATTATTGTACTCTTTGGTAGCTTACTACAAGGTTTAATTGGTTATGGTGTGGGTATGTTTTGTGCTCCGTTACTGTTTTTAATAAGTCCTGGTTTAGTTCCTGCACCATTAATATTAATCTCAACTATTATTACGTTAATTATGATGTTCAGGGATAAAGGTCACTTGCAGTTTTCACAAGTGTCATGGGCAATAATAGGTGGTTTTTTTGGGATTGTCTTAGCGGGACTAATACTTAATGTTACATCAAAAGAACAATTTGAGTTAACGTTTGGTGTGTTGATACTTATTGCGGTATTCATATCTTTGTTAGGGTTAACGCCTAAAGTAAATAAAATAACAAATGTTATCGCAGGCTTTACTTCGGGTCTTATGGGTACCATTACTGCTGTTGGTGGCCCACCAATGGCATTACTTTACCAACATGGTGACATAAAAAATATCAAAGCTAATTTGACGGCTTTTTTCTTGTTTTTAAATATAGTCGCAATAATTACTTTGGCATCAATAGGGCAGATCACAGTGAACACCTTAATTACAGTGCTTACAACGGTACCGGGGATATTGATAGGCTTATATATATCTACAAAGGCTCATCATATTGTTAAACCTCATTTAATAAGACGTTGGATTTTAGCTCTTTCGGCAGTTACGGCAATCATCGCTATTATAAAATCATTTAATTAA
- the hisG gene encoding ATP phosphoribosyltransferase: MTSSEPRLRIAMQKSGRLSDDTQALLKRCGLKLNVSDRRLLAHVSNLPIDIMRVRSSDIPGLVMDGVCDLGIVGDNTLEEEELSRALIGSKNNYIKTTPLNFGGCRFSIAMPEEFNYTGLQCLDGLRFATTYPQLLTRFAKENGINVEFCLLKGSVEVAPRVGLADGICDLVSTGATLEANGLKEVAEVFRSKASLIQRADSLGDEKQAILDTLLPRIQGVMKAKESKYIMLHAPKDKVAEVSALMPGKETPTILPLAGRDDLVAVHVVATETFFWETMEELKALGCNSILVMPIEKMMG; this comes from the coding sequence ATGACATCATCAGAACCACGTTTACGTATAGCAATGCAAAAATCAGGACGACTTAGTGACGATACTCAAGCACTTTTAAAACGTTGTGGATTAAAACTTAATGTGAGCGACCGTCGTTTATTAGCCCATGTTAGTAACCTACCTATCGATATTATGCGTGTGCGTAGTAGTGATATTCCAGGTCTTGTTATGGATGGCGTTTGTGACTTAGGCATAGTTGGCGATAATACGCTTGAAGAAGAAGAGCTATCACGTGCGTTAATTGGCAGCAAAAATAATTACATTAAAACAACACCATTAAACTTTGGCGGCTGTCGTTTTTCTATTGCGATGCCAGAAGAGTTTAACTATACAGGTTTACAGTGTTTAGACGGTTTACGCTTCGCCACAACTTACCCACAACTATTAACACGTTTTGCTAAAGAAAACGGCATTAACGTTGAATTTTGTTTATTAAAAGGCTCGGTTGAAGTCGCCCCAAGAGTTGGTTTGGCCGACGGTATTTGTGATCTAGTGTCAACCGGTGCAACACTTGAAGCAAATGGCTTAAAAGAAGTGGCCGAAGTATTTCGTTCTAAAGCATCATTAATCCAACGTGCTGACTCGTTAGGCGATGAAAAACAAGCTATTTTAGATACTCTACTACCTCGTATTCAAGGCGTGATGAAAGCAAAAGAAAGCAAATACATTATGCTACACGCACCTAAAGACAAAGTAGCTGAAGTCAGTGCATTAATGCCAGGTAAAGAAACACCGACTATTTTACCACTAGCAGGACGTGATGACTTAGTCGCTGTGCATGTTGTAGCCACTGAAACCTTCTTCTGGGAAACCATGGAAGAATTGAAAGCGTTAGGTTGTAACTCGATACTCGTTATGCCGATTGAGAAAATGATGGGCTAA
- the hisD gene encoding histidinol dehydrogenase, whose product MNTQIIDWQTISTQQKKDALARPAIADNALLSTQVANILSRVQKQGDKALFSLTEQFDGIALSTLSVTPEQVAQAKLALTEKRLKAINTAYDQIKRFHSAQTPQDIFVETCPGVRCTLKTESIESVGLYIPAGSAPLPSTVLMLGVPAQLAGCKRTALVCPPDKNGKLANEVLVAAGLCGITEIYTVGGAQAIAALAYGTESIPAVNKVFGPGNRYVTEAKKQLSQQVAGFAIDMPAGPSEVLVIGDAQANPAFIAADLLSQAEHGADSQVILLTDSKQLIKDVANELDKQVELLTRKDIALQALKQSRLILTKDLAQAVEVSNLYGPEHLIVQTENPQPLLTNLRNAGSIFVGAYTPESAGDYASGTNHVLPTYGYSKVISSLSLADFSRRYTIQEISKVGLTNLAECIIELTDAEGLDAHQRAVTIRLEEANMEGK is encoded by the coding sequence ATGAATACCCAAATAATCGATTGGCAAACAATATCAACCCAGCAAAAAAAAGACGCGCTTGCTCGTCCCGCGATTGCTGACAATGCGCTTTTATCTACCCAAGTTGCTAATATTTTATCTAGAGTACAAAAACAAGGTGATAAAGCGCTATTTTCTTTAACTGAGCAATTTGATGGGATCGCATTATCGACCTTATCAGTAACTCCTGAGCAAGTAGCACAAGCAAAATTAGCCTTAACTGAAAAACGCCTGAAAGCAATTAATACCGCTTATGATCAAATAAAACGTTTTCACAGTGCGCAAACCCCGCAAGATATTTTTGTTGAAACGTGTCCAGGTGTTCGTTGTACGTTAAAAACAGAGTCAATTGAAAGTGTTGGTTTATATATTCCTGCAGGCAGTGCGCCATTACCATCAACGGTATTGATGTTAGGCGTACCCGCTCAATTAGCTGGCTGTAAACGTACTGCATTGGTATGTCCACCAGATAAAAATGGTAAATTAGCGAATGAAGTATTAGTAGCCGCAGGTCTTTGTGGTATTACTGAAATTTATACGGTTGGTGGCGCGCAAGCCATAGCCGCTTTAGCATATGGCACAGAGAGCATCCCAGCAGTTAACAAAGTGTTCGGCCCTGGAAACCGCTATGTTACTGAAGCGAAAAAGCAGTTATCTCAACAAGTAGCTGGTTTTGCAATTGACATGCCTGCGGGCCCTTCTGAGGTATTAGTGATTGGCGACGCACAAGCGAACCCTGCTTTCATTGCGGCTGATTTACTTTCTCAAGCTGAACATGGCGCAGATAGCCAAGTTATTTTATTAACCGACAGTAAACAACTCATCAAAGATGTAGCGAATGAACTTGATAAACAAGTAGAATTGTTAACAAGAAAAGACATCGCGTTACAAGCGTTAAAACAGTCAAGATTAATTTTAACGAAAGATTTAGCACAAGCAGTTGAAGTATCAAACCTTTATGGCCCTGAACATTTAATTGTTCAAACTGAAAACCCACAACCTTTATTAACAAATTTACGTAACGCGGGTTCTATTTTTGTCGGTGCTTATACACCAGAATCTGCTGGTGATTATGCCAGTGGAACTAACCATGTTTTACCAACGTATGGTTATTCAAAAGTTATTTCAAGTTTATCATTAGCTGACTTTTCTCGTCGTTATACCATACAAGAAATCAGCAAGGTTGGTTTAACAAATCTGGCTGAATGTATTATTGAACTAACCGATGCAGAAGGATTAGATGCCCACCAAAGAGCGGTTACTATTCGTCTAGAAGAAGCTAATATGGAAGGTAAGTAA